A single genomic interval of Malania oleifera isolate guangnan ecotype guangnan chromosome 13, ASM2987363v1, whole genome shotgun sequence harbors:
- the LOC131145444 gene encoding receptor-like serine/threonine-protein kinase At4g25390 yields MPSRQTQPALSMLAATVSSTAPPIIQSPHSQHHHHHHHRLLPPVVAGGGAVLSVLLFLLVLCRKLTRQRTAPADSKPPHRLSYSLLRRATGSFSAHNLLGRGGFGSVYKGIHPSFNHIAVKVMDSGSLQGEREFQNEIFFAQKVNQSANIVTAIGFSCNRRRRRMLLVYELMHNGNLQDALLHRKCVELVDWKKRFSIAIDIAKGIEYLHAFDPPVIHGDIKPSNILLDQNFVAKIGDFGLARLKSDSLGEVTVEIGGGLDGKKKGEAESNGVGAAEDCGSVMEETDSVITGFEEFNVGVDRSPESLTGAESVTVAVTVSPETVEPTLASVETGEVVGGETERVGGALASPSTAPSEGNFDKGSVDSEREMIVAGKQSGRGKRSVSRRDWWWRQDNGEGDSGAVKDYVMDWIGTEIRKERPNSNWIGTASSSAAAPAVKKSEKKRNRKRLEWWASLDEEKNVKKEKRRPAREWWKEEFCEELARKKKKKKRQMGMISNDCGGDNWWPKDEDLYVDRKKKIRSRSRGSRGSVDWWLDGLSGELWRARHNSYDSVSGEIPKSGGVSSTPSMRGTVCYIAPEYGGGGDVSEKCDVYSYGVLLLVLVAGRRPLQVTGSPMSEFQRANLISWARHLARAGRLLDLVDQSIQALDQDQALLCITVALLCLQKSPARRPFMKEVVGMLCGELERPQLPVEFSPSPPSRFPYKSQKKVR; encoded by the coding sequence ATGCCGTCTCGCCAAACTCAGCCTGCGTTGTCGATGCTCGCGGCTACAGTATCTTCCACTGCGCCTCCCATTATCCAATCTCCACACTCCCAgcatcaccaccaccaccaccaccgtCTCCTGCCGCCCGTGGTAGCCGGGGGCGGCGCTGTTCTGTCCGTGTTGCTATTCCTGCTCGTGCTGTGCCGGAAGCTCACGCGCCAACGTACCGCCCCCGCCGACTCCAAGCCTCCGCACCGGCTCTCATACTCCCTCCTCCGCCGTGCTACAGGTTCCTTCTCCGCTCACAACCTCCTCGGCCGCGGCGGCTTCGGATCGGTCTACAAGGGCATTCATCCCTCTTTTAACCACATCGCCGTGAAGGTCATGGACTCCGGGTCTCTCCAGGGCGAGCGAGAGTTCCAGAACGAGATCTTCTTCGCCCAGAAGGTCAATCAATCGGCAAACATTGTCACGGCCATCGGATTCTCCTGTAATCGGCGTCGCCGGAGGATGCTGTTGGTGTACGAGCTTATGCACAATGGGAACTTGCAAGACGCTCTGTTGCATCGGAAGTGTGTGGAGTTGGTGGACTGGAAGAAGAGGTTTTCGATAGCGATTGATATTGCGAAGGGGATCGAGTATCTACACGCGTTCGATCCGCCGGTAATACATGGAGATATTAAGCCGAGTAACATATTGCTCGATCAGAACTTTGTTGCAAAGATTGGGGATTTTGGTCTGGCGAGATTGAAATCGGATAGTCTTGGCGAGGTTACGGTCGAAATCGGCGGTGGACTCGACGGGAAGAAGAAGGGGGAGGCGGAAAGTAACGGCGTAGGTGCGGCGGAGGATTGTGGGTCTGTGATGGAAGAGACAGACAGCGTGATTACGGGTTTTGAAGAGTTCAATGTCGGTGTGGATCGGTCGCCAGAGAGTTTAACTGGGGCTGAGTCAGTGACTGTGGCAGTGACTGTGTCGCCGGAGACAGTTGAGCCGACACTGGCATCGGTGGAGACAGGTGAAGTCGTGGGAGGAGAGACGGAAAGAGTTGGAGGGGCGTTGGCGTCACCGTCCACGGCACCGTCAGAGGGGAATTTTGATAAGGGTAGTGTTGATAGTGAGAGAGAAATGATTGTTGCTGGTAAGCAGAGTGGAAGAGGAAAGAGAAGTGTTTCGCGGAGGGATTGGTGGTGGAGACAAGACAACGGAGAGGGTGACAGTGGAGCGGTGAAGGACTACGTAATGGACTGGATCGGAactgaaataaggaaagaaaggCCGAACAGCAATTGGATTGGCACTGCTTCAAGTAGTGCTGCCGCACCTGCTGTCAAGAAGTCGGAGAAAAAGAGGAATCGGAAGCGATTGGAGTGGTGGGCATCGTTGGACGAGGAAAAGAATGTGAAAAAGGAGAAGAGGAGGCCCGCAAGGGAGTGGTGGAAGGAGGAATTTTGCGAAGAACTTgcgagaaagaaaaagaagaagaagcggCAAATGGGGATGATCAGCAATGATTGTGGGGGAGACAATTGGTGGCCAAAGGATGAAGATCTGTATGTGGACAGAAAGAAGAAGATTAGGAGCAGGAGCAGGGGTAGTAGGGGCAGTGTAGATTGGTGGTTAGATGGTCTTAGCGGGGAGCTTTGGAGAGCTAGGCACAATAGTTATGATTCAGTGAGTGGAGAGATCCCCAAGAGTGGGGGGGTTAGCAGTACTCCGAGCATGAGGGGAACTGTTTGCTACATTGCCCCCGAGTATGGTGGTGGTGGGGATGTCTCAGAGAAGTGTGATGTCTATAGTTATGGGGTTCTATTGCTGGTTCTTGTTGCAGGGAGACGGCCACTCCAGGTGACGGGGTCACCCATGTCGGAATTCCAGCGAGCCAATCTTATTTCTTGGGCTCGTCACCTTGCCCGTGCCGGGAGGCTGCTGGATCTGGTTGATCAGTCTATACAGGCTTTGGATCAAGACCAAGCTCTTCTGTGTATCACAGTTGCATTACTTTGCCTGCAGAAATCGCCTGCACGCAGGCCTTTCATGAAAGAAGTTGTGGGCATGCTTTGTGGTGAGTTGGAGCGTCCCCAGCTACCGGTTGAATTTTCCCCTTCACCTCCATCGCGCTTCCCGTACAAGTCCCAGAAGAAGGTCCGGTGA